The following proteins are encoded in a genomic region of Pungitius pungitius chromosome 17, fPunPun2.1, whole genome shotgun sequence:
- the LOC119219744 gene encoding receptor-transporting protein 2-like, producing MLVDKYGDILRNNIHKSTNVPSQRKSISQPTRMSRPTDWVPSLWMETFQDLLEDELEYEDQWNFNFSYQLTKDLTSKEKKRGWKIFIQCVHGNFHCSSCRKTWSSARVTLLFRYMLRGTRGSVIMRPFGQACLTCQNDQFELPGFSEEDVENALLRLFAKIRKNCYGDDNGDVGFSGDNEVKTKPHEKALCQACRDGICCQEEDDDDDDD from the exons ATGCTGGTAGATAAATACGGAGACATTCTGCGCAACAACATTCACAAGTCAACCAACGTCCCGTCGCAGAGGAAGAGTATCTCCCAACCGACCAGAATGAGCAGACCTACAG ACTGGGTTCCTTCCTTGTGGATGGAGACCTTTCAGGATTTGCTGGAAGACGAGCTGGAGTACGAAGACCAGTGGAACTTCAACTTTAGCTACCAACTCACAAAGGATCTCACATccaaggagaaaaagagaggctgGAAGATCTTCATCCAGTGTGTACACGGAAA TTTCCATTGTTCATCTTGCCGCAAGACCTGGTCCTCAGCACGGGTGACGCTGTTGTTCCGCTACATGCTGCGAGGAACGAGGGGGTCAGTGATCATGAGGCCCTTTGGACAGGCCTGCCTCACTTGCCAAAACGATCAGTTTGAACTGCCTGGTTTTTCCGAGGAAGACGTGGAAAACGCCTTACTCAGACTGTTTGCCAAAATACGGAAGAACTGCTACGGCGACGACAACGGTGATGTTGGGTTTTCAGGAGACAACGAGGTGAAAACCAAACCGCATGAGAAGGCCCTGTGTCAGGCCTGCAGGGATGGCATCTGCTgtcaggaggaggacgacgacgatgacgatgatTAG